The Anastrepha ludens isolate Willacy chromosome 2, idAnaLude1.1, whole genome shotgun sequence genome contains a region encoding:
- the LOC128855062 gene encoding DNA-binding protein modulo has product MKQKKGNVSIKSPFNGVKKAGISPAKETPGKINQKKTGISPARGTPVKINQKKGGKTPVKAVPPKKVEEEEEDDSDEEEDSGADVAAGIADDAEDSAAEDQGDENEVDDEDDDDDEDDEDDDDEDGDEDDDDEDEEAEDGDLLDNEAEEEGEDESDDEEPAEAPIEKKSAELPVKATKAKKEKSSSESAFSKIKTGALPKDFPKDQVLVVKNLPKQYKQIDLVEVFAKYGNLHTIHNIHGPVSSVAYVAYSSPEEAEAAQAGTDNIAKVKDVTLKVNIQTPNPKKLKRVENKQMSAEEKKAAYEDKKRKIEESKSRTVYVKNIKQGTTEEQLKEHFAECGEIESVSLFPRNPRTYAFVCFKDASSIPAAVNLHNSVLNGLNLWVQKGDEQNKEVTKDPQRTIFLKNSQNLACIEPDKLDSIFSKCGEIEGYSILCKKNVLAFITFANQKGAKKALQLNGTSANGLDIEIEEFKVITPRNKSTVFIQNVKPGTTEDDIRELFASTGPIEHVHLSANFATVKFEDVESFCKAFLLNESYLRGQLIFIEPYSEKKQAVLRSVHQKSSFNRKRPAPFKKGGYAKKPRPN; this is encoded by the exons ATGAAGCAAAAGAAGGGAAATGTGAGTATAAAATCTCCATTTAATGGCGTTAAAAAAGCTGGCATTAGTCCCGCAAAAGAAACACCGGGAAAGATTAATCAGAAGAAAACTGGCATTAGTCCTGCAAGAGGAACACCGGTAAAGATTAATCAAAAGAAAGGTGGGAAAACTCCTGTAAAAGCGGTGCCGCCAAAGAAGGTAGAAGAAGAGGAGGAAGACGACTCGGACGAGGAAGAAGATTCTGGTGCTGATGTCGCTGCCGGCATAGCTGATGATGCAGAGGACTCCGCAGCTGAAGACCAAGGGGATGAAAATGAGgtagatgatgaagatgatgacgatgatgaagatgatgaagatgatgatgatgaagatgGAGATGAGGAcgatgatgatgaagatgaagagGCCGAAGACGGTGACTTGCTGGATAATGAAGCTGAGGAAGAGGGTGAAGACGAATCCGACGATGAAGAACCAGCTGAAGCACCTATTGAAAAGAAGTCGGCTGAATTACCGGTTAAAGCAACTAAGGCTAAAAAAGAGAAGTCATCAAGCGAAAGTGctttctcaaaaattaaaactggTGCTCTTCCAAAAGACTTCCCTAAAGACCAAGTGCTTGTAGTAAAAAACCTTCCCAAAC AATATAAGCAAATAGACCTAGTAGAGGTTTTTGCAAAGTATGGTAATTTGCATACAATCCATAACATCCATGGACCAGTTAGTAGCGTCGCATACGTTGCATATTCGTCACCTGAAGAAGCAGAGGCAGCGCAAGCCGGAACAGACAATATAGCTAAGGTTAAAGATGTCACACTGAAAGTAAACATTCAAACACCAAATCCCAAGAAATTGAAGAGGgtcgaaaataaacaaatgtctGCCGAGGAAAAGAAGGCTGCATATGAAGATAAAAAACGCAAGATTGAGGAGAGCAAATCTCGCACcgtttatgttaaaaatataaagcagGGTACAACTGAAGAGCAACTTAAAGAGCATTTTGCTGAATGCGGTGAAATTGAGAGCGTGAGTCTCTTTCCACGCAACCCACGCACATATGCGTTTGTTTGTTTCAAAGATGCATCTTCAATACCGGCTGCTGTGAATCTACACAACTCGGTTCTTAATGGTTTAAATTTGTGGGTGCAAAAAGGGGATGAGCAAAACAAAGAAGTGACAAAAGACCCTCAGCgcactatttttttaaaaaatagccaaaatttAG CATGTATTGAACCCGATAAATTGGATTCAATTTTCTCTAAATGCGGAGAAATCGAAGGCTACTCAATATTGTGCAAAAAGAATGTACTAGCTTTTATTACATTTGCGAATCAGAAAGGTGCTAAAAAAGCTTTGCAATTGAATGGTACTAGCGCTAATGGTCTTGATATTGAAATTGAAGAGTTTAAAGTGATTACCCCTAGAAACAAATCAACAGTGTTCATACAAAATGTAAAACCCG gTACGACTGAGGATGATATTCGTGAACTTTTCGCCTCAACGGGCCCAATTGAGCATGTACACTTATCGGCAAATTTTGCCACTGTCAAGTTCGAGGATGTTGAAAGCTTTTGCAAAGCTTTCCTTCTAAACGAGTCATATCTTCGCGGTCAATTAATATTCATTGAACCATATTCGGAAAAAAAGCAAGCTGTACTCAGAAGCGTACATCAAAAGTCATCATTCAACAGAAAGAGGCCAGCGCCGTTTAAAAAAGGAGGGTACGCCAAAAAGCCAAGGcccaactaa